The nucleotide sequence AAAGCCGCTTCTACATCTGGTTTACCATAGAAATGCCAATTATTCTTTTCACCTTCATGATTCTTCCAAGATTTGTGCACCTTAAGaaatatttactttttttaatttaaaagaaaataaaacaaatatattaaGGCCTAGACTATGAAGCAGAATTACAAACCTTGGGATATTTACGAATAAAAAGCTTGAGAGAGTCCAACTGTTCCTCGCAGAATAGCTTTAGGTGATGATTCCATGGGCCAGCTTTTAGATGGTTTTCGATAACAGAGCAGAGGTTCTTGTTTTCATTTACTCTGCATGAAAATCAATATGCATCAGTTATCAAAAAACATTACCCAAGCCTAGCCTAAGAAATTAAACATTACTAGACTTCTCAAAGAGGGAAGCAGCTTACTCATGGTCAGTTAAAACAACATCCGTTAAATGAAATTGCCATTCAATTGTCCAGGAGATGCATTTCTTCCTGAAGCAGACCAGGccaacagaaaaaaaatatttaagaaaattaatgagTGATTCAAATCCTCCACAAACACGTTGGAACACTCACTAACATCCTCATTACAAGGGCACATCCCAAATTTTATATAGGACCAAGTATTAATCCATCCCCCAATATTAATCTAGACTGGAAAAGCTTTGAAAGTTTTTACCTTTGATCATATCGAGTTTGATTTTTCTCCCTTTTTGACATTCCACTTGGTAGAAATAAGAGTTTCGTCCTGCGACTGGCAGCAGCACTCCGAAGGCTTTTAAGGCAAAAGGGTAGCCTGAAATTATTGTATCTGCACAACTTATTTCTCAATCTGTGAGCAGACTCAGCAACCCTCTTCACTTCCTCAAGCAAATTGTAGTCTACCAACACAATTGTCAATACAAATGCAATGGTTAAAATACGCAAAAACAAAGTAACAAACTTCACAATGCAATATAAAACCCAATTGTTGAGCTTTTAGAAAAACTACAGAGAATGTTATATCCGCAAACGGGCATCAAAATCGATCCCAAAAGAATATGAATTCGACCATTTTATATCCTATACGttattttatcttcttcaaAACCTCCAAACTAGGTACTTAAAAGTTCAAAGATTTATGCAAACAAACTGCAAAATTATCACGAAAAGACAGTCCTTTGTCCATGAAAACACTCACAGTGAAAGAAAAAGCACTGAAATTTACCGAAAAGAGGTCAAAATTGCAACCGAATTGATTCCCACAGCTAGAGACAattgaaaaatctaaaaaaacttataaggggtcgaatttaaattaaaaaaaaaataaaaacactggAATAAATCAGAAAAATAAGGTACCAGAAAGGAGCTGATTATTGTCCATCTGAGAGAGGGGGACGAAGTTGGTTAGGGGCCTCTTGCCCGTACAGCCAGAGCGAAGCTTGTGGGCCTTGACGCACGGAAGGCTACAGGAGCGTACGGAGCAGCCTGGGCATTTGTACTTGGACGCCTTCTCTTTGCACTCTTGGCATATTTTCGGGTTTGGTTTCGCTGAAccagcttctcctcctccttcctccaTGGGTCTTCTTTCACTCACACGCTGACAGACAATTttgaggggttttttttttgttttttttgtgggTGGGGGGGGGGTGAGGAACAGTACCATAGGGTTTATGATGAAGGAAGATTCCGACGACGCATCTTGGGTTTGCTTTTGATTTGAAAATGTGACGACGTCGTGCGGGGTTAGGTCCTGCCCTTTGGCTTGCTATACCCCACCCGCATCGCTTTCACTCAATGGAAAAGATTTATCACTAGACTTCCAAATTTACCCTTAAATTTTAAGTTCAGCCGTCTGAACTGTACGCACCAGCTTATCTCTTTAACCCGTCTACCCAGGCCACCATCAGTCGCAGGTGACGACTGCAAGTTGCTGGCTACAACCCATGGGAGCGAAAGATAGAGAGACAGAGATTACAAGAACTGGGAGAGACCAAAACTGCAGCCAATATTTTGGTTCATCCATAATCAGCCCAAATTTCATCGGGGTGGGCCGAGCGGTAGAGACGTGTTTATTACGGCCTGCAGGGTTTGGTTCTGCGGTGAGAGAGTCACTGCCTGTTTTTGGTCATATCCATTCATTAATCACAGCGTGAACCGCCGATTTTGTTTTTACATTATCACCTCAATGAAAAGTGGAaagtaaggccatctccaacctaTTCGAGGCCATATGGTCGAAAATAGCCGAAATGACAttaaaactgtctccaaccaaAGACTAGGCCAAAGGGTTTGTGGGCCCCATCGGGCCACAATTGGAGAATTGGACCAACTAGTTGGCTCAAGCCAGCCAGCCTCGGCTAGTCCAGTATTTTGAATCTCAACGGCTATTTGCTAACATCAGCTAGCCATTaaatttgattattatttttttttaatttaaaattatatatttttttcctataactacctaagccattaaacaacattaaataactttaagtaacattaaacaacattaaaaaaacatttaacaacatgaaccttaaacaatattaaaaaaaacaaaaacatttaacaacataaaacttaaacgcctactccatacttcttttggcccaaagatgtgcaacaagatcatgttgtaggtacttgtttgtggcacgcgaacgtatcatcatatgatgcttcatgtactcatttaaagagatattaccaGTTCTTAGATtcaaaggcaaattaggcccatcatatatttttgcacgagcccttcttGACGTATTTGGATCCTCTTGATCGTCAtcagactctccatcaatatactcATCTGGCTCATcatccacaatcatgttgtgtaatatgatgtaCGACATCATAATGGAGttcaaattttctcgactccaccctTTTGCCGGTTCCTTAATGATCTTCCACTGTGCTTGTAGAATATCGAAAGCTCTCTCAACGTTTTTCTAGTAtacctcttggtgtaaggtaaaccacATTTTGGCATCATCCGCGTGGTTTgcaattgcttggacaagtgtcgcccactttgggtagatgtcatctgccaagtaataccccatgTTGTACTAACACCCGTTGAcgtagtagtcaagttgaggtgaTTTACCCTCCATCAGgttattgaagaggggtgaaTCCTCAAGAACTGTAATATCATTTTGGGATCCTGGGACTCTAACAAAAACATGTCTGATCCATGTGTCAAATGACGCAACCGCCTATAACACAATAGTTGGCTTTCTCGATCTTCCGCTAAAGCCTCATTGCCATCCGATGGGATAGTTCTTCCATTGCCAATGCATGCaatctaatgaccctatcatgcccGGAAAGCCACAGTCTTCAGCTTTGCGAATGAGTCGATCTAGATTTGCTTGATTTAGTTGACGGAGGTACCCCTCTTTGTAAAGCTGAACAATTGTATGATAGAATTCAACAAGattatcaaggcatgtagatTCAGACATACCATATGTGTCATCCATCGCATCAACTGGGGAGGCATAAGCCAGCATTCGGAGTGCAATagtaaccttctgatgaggtgagacACCATGGCGGCCTGCTCTGTCCAGTTTctgtcgaaagtatggattgacatGTTAGACATCATGAAGGAAACGCTCGAAGACATCATGCCTCATCCAGAAGCGACGTTTGGAATCCTCTTCGTTGTACACCAAGTTGGGGTTGAAatagttgttcatcagattcTGATGCGCCATCTCTATTTCGTGGCTTGTAACCGCGACCAACAATAGAGCCATCCTATTGAGGTTGTTCTTCAGTTGCCTCACACGCCATGACCCCAGCCATGGCTGCCTTATATGATGCATTGCACCATGatttatcttcttcatcagacttctcatcttctcgtctcataTGTGCCAATTTATCTTCCAATTCAAAATTAGATGAGGACCCTCAGTTGGAATCCAAAAaagatccaaagttggaattcattgcaaacttgaattgaaaaagatattGGAGAGGGCAAAGCTGAATGTGTGTGAATTATAGgccaatatccaccctatttatggACATTGGAAGCTGAAGATAAGAAGTGCCGCACAAATAAAAATCCTCTCTAAAATACCcacaaccaattacatctcAACATTTGGCACTCGAAATcctatccaaaaaattattgagattacatatcTACAAGAAATATGCAAAGTTACTCACAGATCAACACGTGGCACTCGAAGCTCGAgacgtaaaattattgagattccttATCAACAAGAAATGTGCAAAGTTACTCACAAATCGACAAGTGACACTCGAAATCCAAGatgtaaaattattgagattccaacttgaaaaattattgacattccatctcgaaaaattattgagctagtttaatttaagtaaccatattaattcaattaaaataataaattatgtttggccattTAACCACCttagttggagatggttttttatCACAgtgctatgtttggcctatagCCCTATGGcccctcggttagagatggtaagaaatatggcatGGCAcggttcattaaaatattaatttcttggagagcTATAGGGCTAAAAGGAGCCATTTGGccctcattcggttggagatggcctaagtccCTCAACTATTTTCggaaaaattatttaaattaattcaaatctgccaatttatttcaaatattttatttaatttttcgttGATTTTGAGTTACGTGACAAACATGTAGTACATTTTTTCGGAAAgggatcctttccggatcctTTCCACCAAGTCCACCAAGGCCACAAATCTGtgtctttaaaatttgatccaacggctacaaacaggggcccactttaaaagttataataactttagccgttggatcaaattttaaaggctCAGATTTGTGGCCTGGTGGACTTGATGGAAGGGATCCCCTTCCCATTTTTTCATCCATTTAAATTAagtttgttcattcaatttcatCCCTAATCAGTACTAATTTCATCCTAATATAATAGCATGATGAAATTAGCACTTTTAAATGAACTTAGGGATTTATTTTGggtactaaaattttaaatcaaatttacaaattaaacgATGTATCACTAATAggaataagcacgttaatcaatacttaaataataattcaattatcaacaaccacattatttgatttacaaaatatggtttaaaaatttgCTCTCTACCGTTACATCATTACccattattttattgaaaatatatTTAAGACTTATTTTTCACTCATGTAATAATTGAAAGACTGAAAAATAGACATATCGCACCAAATCATAATATCTcaataggattttaatcaaattgATTCCCATAGTTTGGTCAAGCAAATATGACCTCATTTGGGTGAATTTCAATGCTTTTACTAGATCGGATGCTTTAAACCTTAAAAATGGTATAAGATTAACCCATTTTGTCAATCACAGATTCTTGTCCTTCCCAATCAAATTTTAGTAATTGGTACTTAATTTCGTGGGACTTGAAAGCCGAAAATCTTCTTTTGGGGTTTGATGGATTGTGGAAGTTGTGTGA is from Pyrus communis chromosome 10, drPyrComm1.1, whole genome shotgun sequence and encodes:
- the LOC137748111 gene encoding uncharacterized protein — encoded protein: MRREDEKSDEEDKSWCNASYKAAMAGVMACEKLDRAGRHGVSPHQKVTIALRMLAYASPVDAMDDTYGMSESTCLDNLVEFYHTIVQLYKEGYLRQLNQANLDRLIRKAEDCGFPGMIGSLDCMHWQWKNYPIGWQ
- the LOC137748467 gene encoding uncharacterized protein, which codes for MEEGGGEAGSAKPNPKICQECKEKASKYKCPGCSVRSCSLPCVKAHKLRSGCTGKRPLTNFVPLSQMDNNQLLSDYNLLEEVKRVAESAHRLRNKLCRYNNFRLPFCLKSLRSAAASRRTKLLFLPSGMSKREKNQTRYDQRKKCISWTIEWQFHLTDVVLTDHEVNENKNLCSVIENHLKAGPWNHHLKLFCEEQLDSLKLFIRKYPKGTRSPFCELDVSVPIRQQLANLVILEYPVIYVFLPSHSLDFEVVKSSPPTFGKPELRTYGKNDLSAGGVPSKEEEIEEDNIYPMVFDLMKHETSSSPPNISNKRRCEKPPDDSFARPLSVTVETCNDSHSSSDAKKQVFFEDMDFAFDQGLIDEYSGLMAEINPDDFLDLEGEFTKEGVTERNLSSVRRFLLADDDIEEGEILE